A single region of the Acidimicrobiia bacterium genome encodes:
- a CDS encoding putative quinol monooxygenase, producing MLIIAGTLDLAPENRAKLLEAAEPLMRASEAEDGCHAYLMMPDPFDAGRVRIFERWETEEALATHFATPHMAEFGGALGGLGVTGSDLTKYQIASSGPLR from the coding sequence ATGTTGATCATTGCCGGAACGCTCGACCTCGCGCCCGAGAACCGCGCCAAGCTGCTCGAAGCCGCCGAGCCGTTGATGCGCGCGTCGGAGGCCGAGGATGGCTGTCACGCCTACCTGATGATGCCCGACCCGTTCGACGCGGGCCGCGTGCGCATCTTCGAGCGGTGGGAGACCGAGGAGGCGCTCGCTACGCATTTCGCGACTCCCCACATGGCCGAGTTCGGTGGCGCACTCGGCGGCCTCGGCGTCACCGGGAGCGATCTCACGAAGTACCAGATCGCCAGTTCGGGGCCGCTCCGCTAA